A single window of Megalobrama amblycephala isolate DHTTF-2021 unplaced genomic scaffold, ASM1881202v1 scaffold379, whole genome shotgun sequence DNA harbors:
- the LOC125261234 gene encoding complement C1q-like protein 4 — MNKKNEEISNLTLSQVEELRKENRDREIAFSASLMESGSGHIGPFTTDITLTYRNVFTNIGNAYNPITGVFTAPLKGAYMFRVSVYGGAGTAASVFIVKNRERVVVAHGDQTQGELNSSNGVVLILEVGDVVYVSLLSGRRIVDSHNNHNTFSGFLLFPLR; from the exons aaatttcAAATCTTACTCTGAGTCAAGTGGAGGAGTTGAGAAAGGAAAACAGAG acagagaaatagcTTTTTCAGCTTCACTTATGGAATCTGGCAGTGGACATATTGGTCCTTTTACCACTGACATCACACTAACCTACAGGAACGTCTTCACAAACATAGGGAACGCCTACAACCCAATTACAG gtgttttcacagccccactgaaaggagcgtaCATGTTCAGAGTCTCTGTATATGGTGGTGCCGGAACTGCAGCAAGTGTCTTTATTGTTAAGAATAGAGAGCGTGTGGTTGTAGCTCATGGTGATCAGACTCAGGGTGAGTTAAACTCCTCAAATGGAGttgtgttgatcctggaggttgGAGATGTTGTCTATGTGAGTCTTTTGTCTGGCAGGAGGATAGTAGATAGCCACAATAACCACAACACTTTCAGTGGTTTCCTACTGTTTCCCTTAAGATAA